In Holophagales bacterium, one DNA window encodes the following:
- a CDS encoding acyl-CoA dehydrogenase family protein — MSRFPGVDFIEFDALLTEEQRLVRDTVRAWVEDKVKPIIEECHRDARTPLELVPDMGKLNLFGSTISDYGLPGLDSVSYGLIMQELERGDSGLRSFASVQSSLVMYPIHAFGSTEQKDRWIPRLATGEAIGCFGLTEPDFGSNPGGMRTTARRDGAEWVLDGSKQWITNGTLADVAVVWAKTAEGIRGFLVEKGTPGFTASNQHGKFSLRASTTSELGFSNCRIPADAILPHTSGLKNPLMCLNQARYGIAWGGLGAAMECYWTALEYAKQRIQFMGQPIASHQIVQEKLAWMISEITKGQLLALQLAHLKDAGRIKPHHVSLGKRNNVWVARECARLSREILGANGIVDDYPVIRHMLNIESVFTYEGTHDIHGLVIGEAVTGIPAYNPPMRSEKAAPAATPAK; from the coding sequence TTGAGCCGTTTCCCCGGAGTCGATTTCATCGAATTCGATGCCCTGCTGACCGAGGAGCAGCGGCTGGTGCGCGATACCGTGCGCGCGTGGGTCGAGGACAAGGTCAAACCGATCATCGAGGAGTGCCACCGCGACGCTCGAACGCCCCTCGAGCTGGTGCCCGACATGGGCAAGCTCAACCTCTTCGGTTCGACGATTTCGGACTACGGCCTGCCCGGTCTCGACAGCGTCTCCTACGGTCTCATCATGCAGGAGCTCGAGCGCGGCGATTCGGGACTGCGCAGCTTCGCCTCGGTGCAGAGCTCGCTCGTCATGTACCCGATCCACGCCTTCGGCTCCACGGAGCAGAAGGACCGCTGGATCCCGCGCCTGGCCACCGGCGAGGCGATCGGCTGCTTCGGCCTGACCGAACCAGACTTCGGCTCGAACCCGGGCGGCATGCGCACTACGGCGCGGCGTGACGGCGCCGAGTGGGTCCTCGACGGCAGCAAGCAGTGGATCACCAACGGCACGCTCGCCGACGTCGCGGTGGTGTGGGCGAAGACCGCCGAGGGGATCCGCGGCTTCCTGGTCGAGAAGGGGACACCGGGCTTCACCGCCTCGAACCAGCACGGCAAGTTCTCGCTGCGCGCCTCGACCACCTCCGAGCTCGGCTTTTCCAACTGCCGCATTCCGGCGGACGCGATCCTGCCGCATACGAGCGGGCTCAAGAACCCGCTCATGTGCCTCAACCAGGCTCGCTACGGCATCGCCTGGGGCGGTCTCGGCGCGGCGATGGAGTGCTACTGGACGGCGCTCGAATACGCCAAGCAGCGGATCCAGTTCATGGGCCAGCCGATCGCCAGCCATCAGATCGTCCAGGAGAAGCTCGCCTGGATGATCAGCGAGATCACCAAGGGACAGCTGCTCGCCCTGCAGCTCGCCCACCTCAAGGACGCCGGCCGGATCAAGCCGCACCACGTCTCGCTCGGCAAGCGCAACAACGTCTGGGTGGCGCGCGAGTGCGCCCGGCTGTCGCGCGAGATCCTCGGCGCCAACGGAATCGTCGACGACTACCCGGTGATCCGCCACATGCTGAACATCGAGTCGGTGTTCACCTACGAGGGCACCCACGACATCCACGGACTGGTCATCGGCGAAGCGGTGACCGGCATTCCGGCCTACAACCCCCCGATGCGGTCAGAGAAGGCGGCTCCGGCCGCCACTCCCGCCAAGTAG
- a CDS encoding DNA-3-methyladenine glycosylase encodes MTAKHTGLGQPMAPPGETPATPLSPTFFARDTSRVARELLGQLLVRRIDATTIVARIVETEAYLGAEDRASHAWAGRRSARNAALYLPPGTAYVYFIYGMHFCLNVVANTDGGGGAVLFRAAEVVAGHDEVRRRRGFVDREPRSGDLLGGPGRLCRGLGVDRGFDGLPFAGGGLELVAALPVADPAVAVAPRVGIAYAGEAAAWPLRFALRGHRDVSRPQLR; translated from the coding sequence ATGACGGCCAAGCATACCGGGCTGGGGCAGCCGATGGCACCCCCGGGAGAGACCCCGGCGACTCCGCTTTCTCCGACCTTCTTCGCGCGCGACACATCCCGAGTGGCGCGCGAGCTGCTCGGACAGCTCCTGGTGCGTCGAATCGACGCGACGACGATCGTCGCGCGAATCGTCGAAACCGAGGCCTACCTCGGGGCCGAGGATCGCGCCAGCCACGCCTGGGCAGGACGGCGGAGCGCGCGCAACGCCGCGCTCTACCTTCCGCCCGGGACCGCCTACGTCTATTTCATCTACGGCATGCACTTCTGTCTCAACGTGGTCGCCAACACCGATGGCGGTGGCGGAGCGGTGCTCTTCCGCGCGGCCGAGGTGGTCGCCGGACACGACGAGGTGAGGCGCCGTCGCGGCTTCGTCGACCGGGAGCCGCGGTCGGGCGACCTGCTCGGCGGCCCGGGTCGCCTCTGTCGCGGGCTCGGCGTGGATCGAGGGTTCGACGGCCTGCCCTTCGCCGGCGGGGGGCTCGAGCTCGTCGCGGCTCTTCCCGTGGCGGACCCGGCGGTCGCCGTCGCGCCGCGCGTCGGCATCGCCTACGCCGGCGAGGCGGCGGCCTGGCCGCTGCGCTTCGCCCTCCGCGGGCATCGCGACGTATCGCGACCGCAGCTGAGGTGA
- a CDS encoding NAD-dependent epimerase/dehydratase family protein has product MATILVTGGAGFIGSHLAEAFLADGHRVLVLDSLVTGRRENVPAGATFLHRDLRDDGLADILRGERVDIVDHHAAQANVRISVEDPLCDAEANILGSLHLIQACRRAGVRRLLFASSGGTVYGEQHAFPCDETHPARPTSPYGCAKLAVEHYLEAYGAIGELEPVIVRYANVYGARQDPKGEAGIVAILAEKFLAGETPRLFGDGEQTRDYVHVSDVVAANRALVGDWRPGTYNVGTGIETSLNDLYRMIAARLGASTEPTHVPAVSAELLRNSLDAGKLARTFGWQPRVAFADGLDLSLPYYRAKLAAAV; this is encoded by the coding sequence ATGGCGACCATCCTAGTCACCGGCGGAGCCGGTTTCATCGGTTCGCATCTCGCGGAGGCTTTCCTCGCCGACGGCCACCGCGTCCTGGTGCTCGACAGTCTGGTCACCGGGCGGCGTGAGAACGTGCCGGCCGGAGCGACCTTCCTCCACCGCGACCTGCGTGACGACGGCCTCGCCGACATCCTGCGCGGCGAGCGGGTCGACATCGTCGACCATCACGCCGCCCAGGCCAACGTGCGGATCTCGGTCGAGGATCCGCTCTGCGACGCCGAAGCCAACATCCTCGGTTCGCTCCACCTGATCCAGGCCTGCCGGCGGGCCGGCGTGCGCCGCCTGCTTTTCGCCTCGAGCGGCGGCACCGTCTACGGCGAACAGCACGCCTTCCCCTGCGACGAGACGCACCCGGCGCGGCCGACCAGCCCCTACGGCTGCGCCAAGCTCGCCGTCGAGCACTACCTCGAGGCTTACGGCGCGATCGGCGAGCTCGAGCCGGTGATCGTGCGCTACGCCAACGTCTACGGCGCGCGTCAGGATCCGAAAGGCGAAGCGGGCATCGTCGCCATCCTGGCCGAGAAGTTCCTCGCTGGCGAGACGCCGCGTCTCTTCGGCGACGGCGAGCAGACGCGCGACTACGTCCACGTCTCCGACGTGGTGGCGGCCAACCGCGCCCTCGTCGGCGACTGGCGACCCGGCACCTACAACGTCGGCACCGGAATCGAGACGTCGCTCAACGATCTCTACCGCATGATCGCCGCGCGCCTCGGCGCCAGCACCGAGCCCACCCATGTCCCGGCGGTCTCCGCCGAGTTGCTGCGCAACAGCCTCGACGCCGGGAAGCTCGCGCGCACGTTCGGCTGGCAGCCGCGCGTCGCCTTCGCCGACGGGCTCGACCTGAGCCTTCCCTACTACCGGGCGAAGCTCGCCGCCGCCGTCTGA
- a CDS encoding PP2C family protein-serine/threonine phosphatase yields the protein MVESPEARPADYRRLMKKVEQVVTTIERSDEIAATIHSLIDAIIGKFRDELGLSGGRLYRREGDDYVLMATFADAHPVPEGTRLPADYPPIEAMLREGTVDMDLDDPRVDPGLEQQLGVARFAAIEVGEEAYLLAFDVAPGHHREDVLFSLGVLRHSINQKLRQERMEEVFREARKIQASILPRRAPTYHQFDIHGATRTVESVGGDFYDFIPITEKMLGLAIADVSGHGLPAALQVRDIYMGLRMGLARDFKIVRTVERLNGIIHQSTLTSRFVSVFYGELEPSGVFIYVNAGHPAPFHLPAEGPPHFLTEGGPVLGPLPQASYERGFVHVRAGDLLVLYTDGVIEASRGHDAEREEYGAERLAAAAARLRGRPAREIVDELFADIDRFTGGEPPEDDRTLVVVSAP from the coding sequence TTGGTCGAATCGCCCGAGGCCCGCCCGGCCGACTACCGGCGGCTGATGAAGAAGGTCGAGCAGGTCGTCACCACCATCGAGCGGTCCGACGAGATCGCCGCCACGATCCACAGCCTCATCGACGCGATCATCGGCAAGTTCCGCGACGAGCTCGGACTTTCCGGCGGTCGCCTCTACCGGCGTGAGGGAGACGACTACGTCTTGATGGCCACCTTCGCCGACGCCCATCCGGTGCCCGAGGGGACACGGCTGCCGGCGGACTATCCGCCGATCGAGGCGATGCTGCGCGAGGGAACGGTGGACATGGACCTCGACGACCCGCGGGTCGACCCGGGACTCGAGCAGCAACTCGGCGTGGCGCGCTTCGCGGCGATCGAGGTCGGCGAGGAGGCCTACCTGCTGGCCTTCGACGTCGCTCCCGGGCATCACCGCGAGGACGTCCTCTTCTCGCTCGGCGTGCTGCGGCACAGCATCAACCAGAAGCTGCGGCAGGAGCGGATGGAGGAGGTCTTCCGCGAAGCGCGCAAGATCCAGGCGTCGATCCTGCCGCGCCGGGCGCCGACGTATCACCAGTTCGACATCCACGGCGCCACCCGCACCGTCGAGTCGGTGGGCGGCGACTTCTACGACTTCATCCCGATCACCGAGAAGATGCTCGGCCTGGCGATCGCCGACGTCTCGGGCCACGGCCTGCCGGCGGCGCTGCAGGTGCGCGACATCTACATGGGGCTACGCATGGGGCTGGCGCGCGACTTCAAGATCGTGCGCACCGTCGAGCGCCTGAACGGAATCATCCACCAGAGCACGCTGACCAGCCGCTTCGTCTCGGTCTTCTACGGCGAGCTCGAGCCGTCCGGCGTCTTCATCTACGTCAACGCCGGGCACCCGGCGCCGTTCCATCTGCCGGCCGAGGGGCCGCCGCACTTCCTGACCGAGGGCGGCCCGGTGCTCGGGCCCTTGCCGCAAGCCTCGTACGAGCGGGGGTTCGTCCATGTGAGGGCGGGCGACCTGCTGGTGCTGTACACCGACGGAGTGATCGAGGCCTCGCGTGGGCACGACGCGGAACGCGAAGAGTACGGCGCCGAACGGTTGGCGGCGGCCGCGGCACGCCTGCGCGGGAGACCGGCGCGCGAGATCGTCGACGAGCTCTTCGCCGACATCGACCGCTTCACCGGCGGCGAACCGCCGGAGGACGACCGGACGCTCGTGGTGGTTTCGGCGCCGTAA
- the glpX gene encoding class II fructose-bisphosphatase yields the protein MSLDRFLENDFIRVTERAAIAAAKTMGFGNRDESDRVSVEAMREQLDQLPMAGRVVIGEGERDEAPMLYVGEEVGALKGRADAVQIDIAVDPLEGTNLCVTGAPDATCVLAAAERHGLLHAPDCYMEKLVVGPTGKGCVHLDAPVSENLRNLAKAFERDIEDLIIVVLDRPRHAQLISDIRSAGARIRLIGDGDLSAGIAAAVRGTGVHAVMGIGGAPEGVITAAAMRCLGGEIMARLTALDDKQRDRLHTLGYHDLGKIYRTEDLAPGEHIVFSATGVTDGELLKGVRFFGGGSRTSTLFMSLSRQIIRFVDTIRRESTSVPVRFN from the coding sequence ATGTCCCTCGACCGATTCCTCGAGAACGACTTCATCCGTGTCACCGAGCGGGCGGCGATCGCCGCGGCCAAGACGATGGGCTTCGGCAACCGCGACGAGTCCGACCGCGTCTCGGTCGAGGCGATGCGCGAGCAGCTCGACCAGTTGCCGATGGCCGGACGGGTGGTGATCGGCGAGGGCGAACGCGACGAAGCGCCGATGCTCTACGTCGGCGAGGAGGTCGGTGCGCTGAAGGGCCGCGCTGACGCGGTGCAGATCGACATCGCCGTCGACCCGCTCGAAGGCACCAACCTCTGCGTCACCGGCGCGCCCGACGCCACCTGCGTCCTGGCGGCCGCCGAACGCCACGGCCTGTTGCATGCGCCCGACTGCTACATGGAGAAACTGGTGGTCGGCCCGACCGGCAAGGGCTGCGTCCACCTGGACGCTCCCGTGTCGGAGAACCTGCGCAACCTCGCCAAAGCGTTCGAGCGCGACATCGAGGACCTGATCATCGTCGTGCTCGACCGGCCCCGCCACGCCCAGTTGATCTCCGACATCCGCTCCGCCGGGGCACGCATCCGGCTGATCGGCGACGGCGACCTGTCGGCCGGCATCGCCGCGGCGGTGCGCGGTACCGGCGTCCATGCGGTGATGGGGATCGGCGGCGCGCCCGAAGGGGTGATCACCGCGGCGGCGATGCGCTGCCTGGGCGGCGAGATCATGGCTCGCCTGACGGCGCTCGACGACAAGCAGCGCGATCGTCTCCACACCTTGGGCTACCACGACCTCGGCAAGATCTACCGCACCGAGGACCTGGCGCCGGGCGAGCACATCGTCTTCAGCGCCACCGGGGTGACCGACGGCGAGTTGCTCAAGGGCGTGCGCTTCTTCGGCGGCGGCTCGCGGACCTCGACGCTCTTCATGTCGCTGTCGCGGCAGATCATCCGTTTCGTCGACACGATCCGGCGCGAGAGCACGTCGGTGCCGGTGCGCTTCAACTGA
- a CDS encoding DUF4388 domain-containing protein produces the protein MSITGNLRTMELAELLQWLSQAQKTGTLVVDNGHVEKRIFFRDGMIISSASTDPREHLGSFLVSRGFITDLELTQAVQMQASNKMLLGKILVTLGAISEQDVHRMLLHKAEESIFDVFAWPEGEFRFLDKELPDESMVPVAIDVTGIVLEGMQRIDEWRRIRETIPSMQCIPVAVAAFDESEIDTGGRQVLSMIDDTRTVEEIAGAVHASEFYVCRHLFRQNQAGRLKFVRPRAPAAAEPGPTAKAAPATSTGTVVDADSLGEAATRHLGKGDLEQALRYMRAARCLDPDNKKLGSELTRVEDGVRLEIERAGVLPQAIPALARTMEELTKLRISPQEGFILTRINGSDTIQSLLKLSPMPALDTLLLFWKLTKAGHIRLQTRH, from the coding sequence ATGAGCATCACTGGAAATCTGCGCACCATGGAGCTCGCCGAGCTCCTCCAGTGGCTTTCGCAGGCGCAGAAGACCGGGACGCTGGTGGTCGACAACGGTCACGTCGAGAAGCGCATCTTCTTCCGCGACGGGATGATCATCTCGTCGGCCTCGACCGACCCGCGGGAGCACCTCGGCAGTTTCCTGGTCAGCCGCGGGTTCATCACCGACCTCGAGCTCACCCAGGCCGTCCAGATGCAGGCGAGCAACAAGATGCTGCTCGGCAAGATCCTCGTCACTCTGGGCGCGATCTCCGAGCAGGACGTCCACCGGATGCTCCTGCACAAGGCCGAGGAGAGCATCTTCGACGTGTTCGCCTGGCCGGAGGGCGAGTTCCGTTTTCTCGACAAGGAGCTGCCGGACGAGTCGATGGTGCCGGTAGCCATCGACGTTACCGGCATCGTCCTCGAAGGGATGCAGCGCATCGACGAGTGGCGGCGCATCCGCGAGACCATCCCCAGCATGCAGTGCATCCCGGTGGCGGTCGCCGCGTTCGACGAGAGCGAGATCGACACCGGCGGTCGCCAGGTGCTGTCGATGATCGACGACACGCGGACTGTCGAGGAGATCGCCGGCGCGGTGCATGCCAGCGAGTTCTACGTCTGCCGCCACCTCTTCCGCCAGAATCAGGCCGGCCGCCTGAAGTTCGTGCGACCGCGGGCACCAGCGGCTGCCGAGCCCGGGCCGACGGCGAAGGCGGCGCCGGCGACGTCGACCGGAACGGTCGTCGACGCCGACTCGCTCGGCGAGGCGGCCACCCGCCATCTCGGCAAGGGGGATCTCGAGCAGGCGCTGCGCTACATGCGCGCCGCTCGCTGCCTCGACCCCGACAACAAGAAGCTCGGCAGCGAGCTGACGCGCGTCGAGGACGGGGTCCGGCTCGAGATCGAGCGCGCCGGCGTCCTGCCGCAGGCGATCCCGGCGCTGGCGCGCACCATGGAAGAGCTGACGAAGCTGCGCATCTCGCCACAGGAGGGGTTCATCCTCACGCGGATCAACGGCAGCGATACCATCCAGTCGCTGCTCAAGCTCTCGCCGATGCCGGCGCTCGACACCCTCCTGCTCTTCTGGAAGCTCACCAAGGCCGGTCACATCCGGCTGCAGACGAGGCACTGA
- a CDS encoding transglycosylase SLT domain-containing protein — MSLRSARASSLLVVTCLLPALAACHPAPPTTAKRLAPSAALAAPATPVAPTPVPTPEPTPAPPPPQIVRGVLVEAQPPLEPLPAESAKPGSGDAIDNEPEATEDEAAAAPLAAQKEALELCQEASTLLSRGEVDAALHAVDRAYEKMLALPNNGDETYLQAKEDIRLLAAELIHRAYTVNAPAGGKPRASWDLGLALVDNEHVQREIRSFTNGEREQFLEGVRRSGRYRPMILAKLEAAGLPAQLSWLPLVESWFKERALSRAAAYGMWQFIASTGLRYGLSRDTWIDERLDPEKATDAAIGYLGDLHGYFGDWMKALAAYNCGEARLLRLGRRSDAEYLDFWDLYEQLPLETRRYVPRLLAAIQIIENPERYGMVLPTPDPPLSGLTLAQVEKAVDLQKLDEALGLATSTLADLNPELRLKATPNRPYALRVPEGVVPQLGEKVASLPTYSKPAGRSGGRGARVGSGDTYRVRAGDTLSRIAAMHGTTVARLRAANGLRTDALSIGQRLRIP, encoded by the coding sequence GTGAGCCTTCGATCCGCCCGAGCCTCCTCGTTGCTCGTCGTGACGTGCCTGCTGCCGGCGCTTGCCGCTTGTCACCCTGCCCCTCCGACGACCGCCAAGCGCCTGGCACCTTCCGCCGCTCTCGCTGCACCGGCGACCCCGGTCGCGCCGACACCAGTCCCCACCCCGGAGCCGACGCCGGCTCCGCCGCCGCCGCAGATCGTCCGCGGCGTCCTGGTCGAGGCGCAGCCCCCTCTCGAGCCGCTCCCCGCCGAGTCGGCCAAGCCGGGCAGCGGCGACGCGATCGACAACGAGCCCGAAGCGACCGAGGACGAGGCCGCAGCGGCTCCGCTCGCCGCCCAGAAGGAGGCGCTCGAGCTCTGCCAGGAGGCCTCGACCCTGCTGTCGCGCGGCGAGGTCGATGCGGCGCTGCATGCCGTCGACCGGGCCTACGAGAAGATGCTCGCCCTGCCGAACAACGGCGACGAGACCTACCTGCAGGCCAAAGAGGACATCCGCCTGCTGGCCGCCGAGCTGATCCACCGCGCCTACACGGTGAACGCTCCGGCCGGTGGCAAACCGCGGGCCTCGTGGGACCTCGGCCTCGCCCTGGTCGACAACGAGCACGTGCAGCGCGAAATCCGCAGCTTCACCAACGGCGAACGCGAGCAGTTCCTCGAGGGTGTGCGCCGGTCCGGTCGCTATCGCCCGATGATCCTCGCCAAGCTCGAGGCCGCCGGGTTGCCCGCTCAGCTCTCCTGGCTGCCGCTCGTCGAGAGCTGGTTCAAGGAGCGCGCCCTCTCGCGCGCCGCCGCCTACGGGATGTGGCAGTTCATCGCCTCGACCGGCCTGCGCTACGGGCTGTCGCGCGACACCTGGATCGACGAACGTCTCGATCCCGAGAAGGCCACCGACGCTGCGATCGGCTACCTCGGCGACCTGCACGGCTACTTCGGCGACTGGATGAAGGCGCTCGCCGCCTACAACTGCGGTGAGGCGCGGCTGCTCCGCCTCGGCCGCCGCTCGGACGCCGAGTATCTCGATTTCTGGGACCTCTACGAGCAACTGCCGCTCGAAACCCGACGCTACGTGCCCCGGCTGCTCGCAGCGATCCAGATCATCGAGAACCCCGAGCGCTACGGCATGGTGCTGCCGACACCCGACCCACCGCTCTCCGGCCTCACCCTCGCCCAGGTGGAGAAGGCGGTCGATCTCCAGAAGCTCGACGAGGCTCTCGGGCTGGCGACGAGCACCCTTGCCGATCTCAACCCCGAGCTCCGACTGAAAGCCACGCCCAACCGCCCGTATGCGCTGCGCGTCCCCGAGGGGGTCGTGCCCCAGCTCGGCGAGAAGGTGGCGTCGCTTCCCACCTACAGCAAGCCGGCCGGTCGATCGGGCGGTCGAGGGGCTCGCGTCGGCTCGGGCGACACCTACCGCGTCCGCGCCGGCGACACGCTCTCCCGCATCGCCGCGATGCACGGCACCACCGTCGCTCGGCTCCGCGCCGCCAACGGCCTGCGCACCGACGCCCTCAGCATCGGCCAACGGCTGCGGATTCCCTGA